The genomic region TACTATTAAGGTGAGATTTTAAAGTTTTAAAATCACAATCCCTTCAGCAATTTAACTCTCATCTCTGTTTGCTTTATTGATAAATCCTTTTGTTCTTTTTTAATTGCAGCCTGGACATTTCCAAGGTCACACCTTTGATATTGTTAGCGCATTTCAAGTATGTTATtcaaattttcttgtttttcaatTACAATTTACACTACCCTTTACCCTTTCCTTGGTTTCTGGTAACTACTTCCAAGTTCCAATCCTTGGTCATATGactcatttcttttcttttctatgTGTTTGTTGTAGGTTTATGGAGAATATGTCAGTGGGTCCATAAATGATGACGAGAGGATGAATGTCATTCGCAATTCTTGTCCTGGAGCTGGAGCTTGTGGTGGTATGTATACAGCAAACACCATGGCATCTGCAATTGAGGCCATGGGAATGTCCATTCCTTACAGGTACTGTGCAACAATGCTTCAATTTTTTTAATCATTTTGGGACtaagttttccttttttttttttcttacttgTTTTCATTATAGTTATCCATCTATATATTTTGTCTTTGATCAGTTTTTTGTGAGTTTTAACTATGGTTTTCCATCTATATAGTTCATCAACACCAGCTGAGGACCCTTTAAAACTGGATGAATGCCGTCTTGCTGGAAAATACCTCCTTGATTTACTTAAAATGGACCTGAAACCTCGAGATATAATAACCGAAAAATCTTTGAGGAATGCAATGGTCGTCGTTATGGCCTTAGGTGGATCGACCAATGCCGTCTTGCATCTCATTGCCATTGCAAGGTATGAGACGTTTCTATaagaaataaaattttataacataTTCGAAATGAATATCTTATCATTGTTGATTCTTGTTTTCAGGTCAGTTGGCGTTGACTTGACTCTTGATGATTTTCAGAAGGTTAGTGATCAGATTCCGTTCCTTGCTGATCTTAAGCCTAGTGGTAAATACGTCATGGAGGATTTACATAAGGTACTCTTGGAACTCTGCCTTTTGAAATCAACCAATAGCACTTTCTGGCTCATGATTTTAAATCCTAAAAGTATTTTCGTGATTGGCCAATATAGGTCGGCGGTACACCTGCCGTTATTCGTTACCTACTCGAGCATGGACTTTTAGATGGAGACTGCCTTACAGGTTTTTCACTCTCACTCCTAGGCATACTTTTGCTCAATACGCTTGCAAGGCACTTAATGTTTAGAAATTTCCTTTCGGTGTATTTCCATTCACTCGTTATTTCTCTTGTTGCATAGTTACTGGGAAAACACTTGCTGAAAACGCCAAACTCTTCCCCCCATTGGCCGAGGGTCAGGTTTGCTTCATGTTTCCCTGCTCCTTGGTTAATTGTATTTTGATTCTTGTTAGTTTCCCTTTTCAATTAATCTATTTGGTGTGTTCCAGCAAATTATACGGCCATTTTCAGACCCTATCAAAGAAACAGGGCATATTCAAATATTGTATGGTAATCTTGCTCCTGATGGCTCTGTTGCTAAAATCACCGGAAAAGAAGGGCTGTATTTCTCTGGTATCATTCCTTTTGCCTTTCAAATAATCTAAAAATATAAAAAGCAATAGGACTCTTCCATTTTTTTGTGTCTCTAGGTTTGATATTACCGCTAAAGATCCTGATTGTTTAATTTCAGGTCCAGCTCTTGTTTTTGAAGGAGAAGAAGCTATGATTGCAGCAATCTCCAAGGATCCCCAAAGGTTTAAGGTATTTGATGTGCTGAACAATTTTCAATATAgtgttttttcattttcattgatAGGCTGAGTATCACTGCACATGACCTATCATTTATTCATTTAAACCATATGTCTACAGGGGAAAGTTGTGGTTATTAGAGGAGAAGGCCCCAAAGGTGGACCAGGTATGCCTGAAATGTTGACACCTACGAGTGCAATAATGGGTGCCGGGCTTGGGAAGGTATTTTTAACATTTCTATTATGTTTTTGCAAACTCACAAAAGTATTCCATTCTCGCAGGCGTTCAGAATATATGAATTAATAGATCTTTGTCTAGTTTGTGACAGACAATGATCTGTCTAAAAGAAACTGTTTAATTGAGGACTATATTGCTGGTCTTACTGCCACGGCTTTAAGCCTGTTGATTTCGAAACAAATTCAACGCCAAAATttgcatttctgttttcttcATGCATTACAGCGTCACACATGTCATCTGCAGGAATGTGCTCTTTTGACTGATGGAAGATTTTCAGGAGGTTCTCATGGTTTTGTGATTGGTCACATTTGCCCTGAAGCACAGGTACATTTGGCTTTCATATTCTAGCGTTCACTTCTTTTTGTCTAAGACTTTACCCATTACTTTCCCATTTTTTTATTTGGGAAGACTGAAATATG from Silene latifolia isolate original U9 population chromosome 3, ASM4854445v1, whole genome shotgun sequence harbors:
- the LOC141647532 gene encoding dihydroxy-acid dehydratase, chloroplastic-like, with amino-acid sequence MQATLVIPNASLKIATPCGSRRFRKPLRCVSSVSMPTTQTTRTATSDVGVKLNKYSSRITEPKSQGASQAVLYGVGLTEEDMSKPQVGISSVWYEGNTCNMHLLKLAEAVKEGVQEAGMIGFRFNTIGVSDAISMGTRGMCYSLQSRDLIADSIETVMSAQWYDGNISIPGCDKNMPGTIMAMGRLNRPSIMVYGGTIKPGHFQGHTFDIVSAFQVYGEYVSGSINDDERMNVIRNSCPGAGACGGMYTANTMASAIEAMGMSIPYSSSTPAEDPLKLDECRLAGKYLLDLLKMDLKPRDIITEKSLRNAMVVVMALGGSTNAVLHLIAIARSVGVDLTLDDFQKVSDQIPFLADLKPSGKYVMEDLHKVGGTPAVIRYLLEHGLLDGDCLTVTGKTLAENAKLFPPLAEGQQIIRPFSDPIKETGHIQILYGNLAPDGSVAKITGKEGLYFSGPALVFEGEEAMIAAISKDPQRFKGKVVVIRGEGPKGGPGMPEMLTPTSAIMGAGLGKECALLTDGRFSGGSHGFVIGHICPEAQEGGPIGLVQNGDVITIDVGKKRMDVQLTTDEMEERRRKWAVPAYKANRGVLYKYIKNVQSASKGCVTDE